The proteins below come from a single Juglans regia cultivar Chandler chromosome 12, Walnut 2.0, whole genome shotgun sequence genomic window:
- the LOC109004705 gene encoding LOB domain-containing protein 15-like isoform X2, protein MGRRQALGPPGTLNTITPCAACKLLRRRCAQECPFSPYFSPHEPQKFASVHKVFGASNVSKMLMEVPENQRADAANSLVYEANVRLRDPVYGCMGAISALQQHVQSLQAELNAVRAEILKYKYREANIVPSSHHVALLTSSGAVSVAAPPPTPPPPTPPPPPSLLPPTSSSSSMYTQPTSAADYSTMSSDNIISYFG, encoded by the exons ATGGGAAGAAGACAGGCGTTAGGTCCTCCTGGAACCCTAAACACCATTACACCATGCGCTGCTTGCAAGCTCTTGAGACGAAGGTGTGCCCAAGAATGCCCCTTTTCTCCATACTTCTCTCCCCATGAACCCCAGAAGTTTGCTTCTGTTCACAAAGTCTTTGGTGCCAGCAACGTATCAAAGATGCTAATG GAGGTACCGGAAAATCAAAGAGCCGACGCTGCAAATAGTCTGGTTTACGAGGCTAACGTGAGGCTGAGAGACCCGGTCTATGGGTGCATGGGTGCCATATCAGCTTTGCAACAGCATGTTCAATCTTTACAAGCTGAACTCAATGCAGTCAGGGCAGAGATACTTAAGTACAAATATAGGGAAGCTAATATCGTACCCTCTTCTCATCATGTGGCTTTGCTCACTTCTTCAGGGGCTGTTTCGGTTGCTGCACCACCACCAACTCCGCCACCACCAACACCGCCACCGCcaccttctcttcttcctcctacttcttcctcttcctctatGTACACCCAACCAACCAGCGCTGCCGACTATAGCACCATGTCAAGTGATAATATTATCTcttattttggttaa
- the LOC109004705 gene encoding LOB domain-containing protein 15-like isoform X1, producing the protein MSRDRERFDEIGKRPIKRETDVFSHMGRRQALGPPGTLNTITPCAACKLLRRRCAQECPFSPYFSPHEPQKFASVHKVFGASNVSKMLMEVPENQRADAANSLVYEANVRLRDPVYGCMGAISALQQHVQSLQAELNAVRAEILKYKYREANIVPSSHHVALLTSSGAVSVAAPPPTPPPPTPPPPPSLLPPTSSSSSMYTQPTSAADYSTMSSDNIISYFG; encoded by the exons ATGTCCAGAGATAG GGAGAGATTTGATGAGATAGGCAAGAGGCCGATCAAGAGAGAAACCGATGTTTTTTCTCATATGGGAAGAAGACAGGCGTTAGGTCCTCCTGGAACCCTAAACACCATTACACCATGCGCTGCTTGCAAGCTCTTGAGACGAAGGTGTGCCCAAGAATGCCCCTTTTCTCCATACTTCTCTCCCCATGAACCCCAGAAGTTTGCTTCTGTTCACAAAGTCTTTGGTGCCAGCAACGTATCAAAGATGCTAATG GAGGTACCGGAAAATCAAAGAGCCGACGCTGCAAATAGTCTGGTTTACGAGGCTAACGTGAGGCTGAGAGACCCGGTCTATGGGTGCATGGGTGCCATATCAGCTTTGCAACAGCATGTTCAATCTTTACAAGCTGAACTCAATGCAGTCAGGGCAGAGATACTTAAGTACAAATATAGGGAAGCTAATATCGTACCCTCTTCTCATCATGTGGCTTTGCTCACTTCTTCAGGGGCTGTTTCGGTTGCTGCACCACCACCAACTCCGCCACCACCAACACCGCCACCGCcaccttctcttcttcctcctacttcttcctcttcctctatGTACACCCAACCAACCAGCGCTGCCGACTATAGCACCATGTCAAGTGATAATATTATCTcttattttggttaa